The following proteins are co-located in the Sporolactobacillus pectinivorans genome:
- a CDS encoding D-alanyl-D-alanine carboxypeptidase family protein, whose product MKAFYTWFICTVLLFAIMGPAGIASAETNKANDDNKSSARSAIVIEQETGDILYQRNADKELPPASMTKVMTLLLIFKALSSHQISLNDKVSVSEHAASMGGSQVFLEPGETMTVNEMLKAIAIASGNDASVAMAEFIAGSEKAFVGQMNQEAKQLGLTHTHFENPTGLPVKNHYTTAHDMAIMARALAGYEKVFGYTSKYEDYLRENTDQKFWLVNTNKLIKTYPGADGMKTGFTNEAKYCLTATAKRNGMRVIAVVMGAETPKERNKEVAGLMDQAFATYTTKKLLDKNKTVAIANVNKGDHGKVPVVTEKPAVLLLKKGDHAQGLEKKAELNGTLQAPIKAGTVVGYYKITQKGQLISETPLIVKETVKRASWWQLFKRVSGTILTK is encoded by the coding sequence ATGAAGGCATTTTATACATGGTTTATATGTACGGTTCTCCTGTTCGCAATAATGGGCCCAGCCGGCATTGCTTCTGCTGAAACGAACAAAGCAAACGATGACAATAAGAGCAGCGCCAGGTCGGCGATTGTCATCGAACAGGAGACAGGGGATATCCTCTACCAAAGAAATGCGGATAAGGAACTGCCGCCGGCCAGCATGACCAAAGTTATGACACTATTGCTGATATTCAAAGCACTGAGTAGCCATCAGATTTCGTTGAACGACAAGGTCAGTGTCAGCGAGCATGCAGCATCGATGGGCGGATCACAGGTGTTTCTGGAACCAGGTGAAACAATGACTGTCAACGAGATGCTGAAAGCCATCGCTATCGCCTCCGGAAATGATGCATCCGTGGCGATGGCAGAGTTCATCGCCGGATCGGAAAAAGCATTTGTCGGACAAATGAATCAGGAGGCGAAGCAGCTCGGCCTCACACATACACATTTTGAGAACCCGACCGGCCTTCCAGTAAAAAATCATTACACAACGGCCCATGATATGGCGATTATGGCACGTGCTCTTGCAGGCTATGAGAAAGTGTTCGGCTATACTTCAAAGTATGAAGATTACCTCCGTGAGAATACGGATCAGAAATTCTGGCTGGTTAATACAAACAAATTAATTAAGACCTATCCCGGAGCGGATGGCATGAAGACGGGATTTACGAATGAGGCAAAATATTGCCTGACTGCAACAGCAAAGCGAAACGGTATGCGTGTGATTGCTGTCGTGATGGGCGCCGAGACACCTAAGGAGCGCAATAAAGAAGTTGCAGGGTTAATGGACCAAGCTTTTGCAACCTATACGACAAAGAAATTACTGGATAAAAACAAAACGGTAGCGATTGCTAATGTCAATAAAGGTGATCATGGCAAGGTTCCGGTTGTCACTGAAAAACCGGCTGTCCTGCTCTTGAAAAAAGGTGATCATGCACAAGGCCTCGAGAAAAAAGCGGAACTAAATGGCACACTTCAGGCACCGATTAAAGCTGGTACCGTTGTCGGTTATTATAAAATTACCCAAAAAGGCCAGTTGATTTCGGAAACACCACTGATCGTTAAGGAAACTGTTAAACGGGCATCCTGGTGGCAGCTGTTCAAGAGGGTGTCAGGAACGATTCTAACAAAATAA
- a CDS encoding Cof-type HAD-IIB family hydrolase: protein MDAVVFDLDGTLLNSDKKVSERNLRAIRAINIRRIPIIIATARPPRSVKQILPEEIQSSAIMVYYNGAMIVSKSLKIHDHFPIDSKISAAIIEYLMKTEPEHALSVEVEDRWYSYQNLDYRAEMNIANNPEQIDLETLKKISPTKILASHLNSPLSFGNKFAGQVNIINTDSNQLTQIMKLNISKEHALSLLSRKLRLSLDKVVAFGDDFNDMGLFKRCGYPVAMGNAIHELKCLAAEVTDSNDHDGVAKTLEKLMGKNPSINSRS, encoded by the coding sequence ATGGACGCTGTAGTTTTCGACTTAGACGGGACATTGTTAAACTCAGACAAGAAAGTCAGTGAAAGAAATTTACGGGCCATCAGAGCGATTAATATAAGGCGAATTCCAATCATTATAGCGACTGCGCGCCCCCCCAGATCTGTAAAGCAAATTCTCCCAGAAGAAATTCAGTCATCAGCAATCATGGTTTATTATAATGGCGCAATGATTGTCAGTAAGTCATTAAAAATTCACGATCATTTCCCCATCGACTCAAAGATCAGTGCGGCTATCATTGAGTATTTGATGAAAACAGAGCCTGAGCATGCTTTGTCTGTTGAAGTGGAAGATCGCTGGTACAGTTATCAGAATCTGGATTATAGAGCCGAGATGAATATAGCGAACAATCCTGAACAAATCGATTTAGAAACACTAAAAAAAATCAGCCCGACAAAAATTCTGGCGTCACACTTGAACTCACCTTTGTCATTCGGCAACAAATTCGCAGGTCAGGTCAATATCATCAATACGGATTCAAACCAATTGACACAAATCATGAAGCTTAATATTTCCAAGGAGCATGCCCTTTCACTTCTGTCCAGGAAACTTCGTCTATCCCTCGATAAAGTTGTTGCCTTCGGCGATGATTTTAACGATATGGGATTATTTAAACGGTGCGGTTATCCTGTCGCAATGGGGAATGCCATACACGAATTAAAATGTCTTGCAGCGGAAGTTACTGATTCCAACGATCACGATGGAGTGGCTAAAACACTTGAAAAATTAATGGGCAAAAATCCCAGCATTAATTCTCGATCATAA